In Nitrospira sp., one genomic interval encodes:
- a CDS encoding bifunctional proline dehydrogenase/L-glutamate gamma-semialdehyde dehydrogenase — MPLDPALLEPRIRAIGEDLAHRSSGLAPGLFDSRWWSQAAINLAMKDPAFKAQLFRFIDVLPSLREDGQVVRLAEEYFGEMGANLFGAQWGLRALGSTKLGATLSGKALRHQVEQIATSFIAGASIDEALPRLRALWQEGRAFSVDLLGEASVSEREADAYRDRCLATLQVLGEVCSTWPSLPLLERDHLGSLPRIQLSIKISALYSQLDPIDPDGSYRVIAARLRPLLNVAVTLPASVIFDMEQAETKEVILLTFMRLLSEEPYRTYPHAGVALQAYRTDTEADVRRLLDWTAERGVPITIRLVKGAYWDSDAIRYRQRGWPLPLFVHKAETDVNYEALIRLLLEQHPLVRPAFGTHNLRSLAVVEAVAESLKLPPEAWEYQMIYGMAEPFQHAMTDRGRRLRLYTPVGALLPGMAYLVRRLLENTSNESFLRKEYVESQPLSLLLSPPLPGPHPPSASPEAAHPDPAGGCDQEFVNEPLSDFSHQSVRDAMARSLDLVRVKLGSRLDEAKCALVPPAGPELRSLNPSRPEQVVAIVQGYAPSNVPALMAAAEAHAAAWRDRSVAERVAILRKAAALMRRQRWDLAAWEVFEEGKPWREADADVAEAIDFLEYYATGMERLGAPLRLGRYPGELNELSWRPRGITVVIAPWNFPLAIPTGMVSAALVCGNPVLFKPSERSFAVGYQLTRVLTEAGVPAGALQYVPGGPDVGRELVQAAGVATIAFTGSKDVGLGIIQAAAARDPKQRAVKRVIAEMGGKNAIIVDDTADLDEAVTGVVTSFTGYAGQKCSACSRVIVTDGVHDEFLQRLADAVRSLRLGAADDPATQVGPVIDGRAQQRIADYVAIGRREGRVVVDRSAEGVGTAVGPVVVADIDPSDRLAKEEIFGPVLAVMRASSFEQALQLANGTDYALTGGLYSRSPRHIDQARQAFDVGNLYINRAITGALVGRQPFGGHRLSGVGAKAGGEDYLKQFMTAHVVSEQTLRRGFAPTP, encoded by the coding sequence ATGCCCCTCGATCCCGCCCTGCTCGAACCCCGCATTCGCGCCATCGGCGAAGACCTGGCCCACCGTTCCAGCGGATTGGCGCCGGGCCTGTTCGACTCCCGCTGGTGGTCCCAGGCAGCAATCAATTTGGCGATGAAGGATCCTGCCTTCAAGGCGCAATTGTTTCGCTTCATCGACGTGCTGCCGTCGCTGCGCGAAGATGGACAGGTCGTCCGGCTGGCCGAGGAATATTTCGGCGAGATGGGCGCGAACCTCTTCGGCGCCCAGTGGGGCCTCAGGGCGCTCGGTTCCACCAAGCTCGGCGCGACGCTGAGCGGTAAGGCCCTCCGCCATCAGGTGGAGCAGATAGCGACCAGCTTTATCGCCGGCGCCTCCATCGACGAGGCGCTTCCCCGGCTGCGCGCGCTGTGGCAGGAGGGACGGGCCTTTTCCGTCGATCTTCTGGGTGAGGCCAGCGTGAGCGAGCGCGAAGCCGATGCCTACCGAGATCGATGTCTGGCGACGCTGCAGGTGTTGGGAGAGGTCTGCTCGACGTGGCCTTCCTTGCCCTTGCTGGAACGGGATCATTTGGGGAGCCTCCCGCGCATCCAACTTTCCATCAAAATCTCCGCGCTCTATTCTCAACTCGACCCGATCGATCCCGACGGTAGCTACCGCGTCATCGCGGCCCGTTTGCGGCCCCTGCTGAATGTCGCGGTCACGCTCCCCGCTTCGGTGATCTTCGACATGGAGCAGGCCGAGACCAAGGAGGTGATCCTGCTCACCTTCATGCGGCTGTTGTCCGAAGAGCCCTACCGGACCTATCCCCACGCCGGGGTTGCGCTGCAGGCGTACCGAACCGATACGGAAGCGGACGTGCGGCGGCTGCTGGATTGGACTGCCGAACGAGGTGTGCCCATCACGATTCGCCTCGTGAAAGGCGCCTACTGGGATTCCGACGCGATCCGCTATCGGCAACGGGGCTGGCCGCTGCCGCTGTTCGTACACAAGGCCGAGACCGACGTGAACTACGAAGCGCTGATCCGACTGTTGCTGGAGCAGCATCCCCTGGTGCGACCGGCATTCGGTACCCACAATCTCCGGAGTCTGGCGGTAGTGGAAGCGGTGGCAGAGTCGCTCAAGCTGCCGCCGGAGGCCTGGGAATATCAAATGATCTATGGCATGGCGGAACCGTTTCAACATGCCATGACCGATCGCGGACGACGCCTGCGGCTCTACACGCCGGTAGGGGCCCTGCTGCCCGGCATGGCCTATCTGGTTCGGCGATTGCTGGAGAACACCTCCAACGAATCGTTCCTACGGAAAGAATATGTGGAGTCGCAGCCACTCTCCCTGTTGCTCTCTCCACCCCTCCCTGGCCCTCACCCACCCTCGGCTTCTCCGGAAGCCGCTCATCCTGATCCTGCTGGCGGTTGCGACCAGGAGTTCGTCAACGAACCGCTCTCGGATTTTTCCCACCAGTCGGTGAGGGATGCCATGGCGCGCAGTCTCGACCTCGTCCGGGTAAAACTGGGAAGCCGCCTGGACGAGGCGAAGTGTGCCCTCGTTCCACCAGCCGGGCCGGAGCTGCGTTCGCTCAATCCCAGCCGTCCGGAACAGGTGGTGGCGATCGTGCAGGGCTATGCTCCGAGTAATGTGCCCGCGCTCATGGCTGCGGCCGAGGCCCATGCTGCTGCCTGGCGCGATCGGTCTGTTGCCGAACGAGTGGCGATTCTTCGGAAGGCGGCTGCGCTCATGCGCCGGCAACGGTGGGACCTGGCGGCTTGGGAGGTGTTTGAAGAGGGCAAGCCTTGGCGGGAGGCCGATGCCGATGTGGCGGAGGCGATCGATTTCCTGGAATACTATGCGACGGGGATGGAGCGGCTGGGCGCGCCCCTTCGTCTGGGCCGGTATCCCGGTGAGTTGAATGAATTGTCTTGGCGACCTCGCGGCATCACCGTCGTGATTGCGCCGTGGAATTTTCCCCTGGCCATTCCAACGGGGATGGTCTCGGCTGCGTTGGTCTGCGGGAATCCGGTGTTGTTCAAACCCTCCGAGCGGTCATTCGCCGTGGGGTATCAGCTGACACGTGTGCTCACGGAAGCAGGAGTGCCGGCGGGAGCGTTGCAGTACGTGCCAGGCGGTCCCGATGTGGGACGTGAACTGGTGCAGGCGGCGGGAGTGGCGACCATCGCCTTCACGGGCTCCAAGGACGTCGGCCTCGGCATCATTCAGGCGGCCGCGGCTCGCGATCCAAAGCAACGGGCAGTGAAACGGGTCATCGCGGAGATGGGTGGCAAGAATGCGATCATCGTGGATGACACTGCTGACCTCGATGAAGCCGTGACCGGTGTCGTCACCTCCTTCACGGGGTATGCCGGCCAGAAATGCTCCGCCTGTTCGCGGGTGATTGTCACCGATGGCGTGCACGACGAATTTTTGCAACGGTTGGCCGACGCGGTCCGGAGCCTTCGTCTCGGCGCGGCCGACGATCCGGCCACGCAGGTCGGGCCGGTGATCGATGGGCGAGCGCAACAGCGCATCGCAGACTATGTGGCGATTGGTCGGCGCGAAGGGCGCGTGGTGGTCGATCGTTCCGCCGAAGGGGTCGGGACTGCGGTCGGGCCGGTGGTGGTTGCGGACATCGACCCCTCGGATAGGCTGGCGAAGGAAGAGATCTTCGGACCGGTGTTGGCCGTGATGCGTGCCTCGTCCTTCGAGCAGGCGTTGCAACTGGCGAACGGCACGGACTATGCGCTGACCGGCGGGCTCTATTCGCGGAGCCCGCGACACATCGATCAGGCGCGGCAGGCGTTCGACGTGGGGAATCTCTACATCAACCGCGCGATCACGGGGGCCTTGGTCGGACGTCAACCCTTCGGCGGGCACCGCCTCTCAGGGGTTGGCGCGAAGGCCGGCGGCGAGGACTACCTGAAGCAGTTCATGACGGCCCATGTCGTCAGCGAGCAGACCCTGCGGCGTGGATTCGCCCCGACCCCCTAG
- a CDS encoding SDR family oxidoreductase → MEMEIDQPLQPRTKSPGKTVLVTGGSGGIGRGLCVAFARAGHWVGVHYGRHASAAQETLDLLRAAGGAGALYQADIRRADEVQTMVAAIETARGKLDILICNAGTAGSHLVVTCPETEWQRVVDTNLTGTFHCLQAAGAAMSAGGGGSIVLIGSYAGLQGATGQAAYAASKAGLIGLMKSVAREWGPHNIRVNLVCPGWQATPLAGDRFPAQALNTDHVLGRTSNLDEVTKMVCMLAEVSDISGQVWNLDSRVLP, encoded by the coding sequence ATGGAGATGGAAATCGATCAACCGCTGCAACCCCGGACGAAATCTCCGGGCAAGACGGTGCTGGTGACCGGAGGATCGGGCGGCATCGGGCGCGGCCTGTGCGTGGCCTTTGCACGCGCCGGTCATTGGGTTGGAGTGCACTATGGACGGCATGCCTCGGCGGCGCAGGAAACGTTGGACCTGCTGAGGGCCGCAGGTGGCGCCGGCGCGCTCTACCAAGCCGACATCAGACGAGCCGACGAGGTGCAGACGATGGTTGCGGCCATCGAAACCGCGCGTGGCAAGCTCGATATCCTGATTTGTAATGCGGGGACGGCCGGTTCACATCTGGTGGTGACCTGTCCAGAAACGGAGTGGCAGCGCGTGGTAGACACCAACCTCACCGGTACCTTCCATTGCCTTCAGGCCGCGGGCGCGGCCATGAGTGCGGGAGGGGGCGGCTCTATCGTGCTCATCGGGTCCTATGCAGGCCTGCAGGGCGCGACCGGTCAGGCGGCCTACGCGGCGTCGAAGGCGGGGTTGATCGGCCTGATGAAGAGTGTCGCGCGTGAATGGGGCCCGCACAATATTCGCGTGAACCTGGTCTGCCCCGGGTGGCAGGCGACCCCCTTGGCTGGTGACCGGTTTCCGGCGCAGGCGCTGAACACCGATCATGTGCTGGGGCGGACGTCAAATCTCGATGAGGTGACAAAAATGGTGTGCATGCTCGCCGAAGTGTCCGACATTTCGGGTCAGGTCTGGAACCTGGATAGCCGAGTCCTGCCATGA
- the bioD gene encoding dethiobiotin synthase has translation MTRRRQPGLFVTGTDTGVGKTFVAAAIARRLRSMGCAVGVMKPVETGLPAGSDDNSDAERLKAAAGIHNEPDLISPYRFALPIAPLAAARAARQTIEQARVLDCYRQLAERHDVMVVEGAGGLLVPTGPTWDMRDLILWLGLPVVLVGRAGLGGINHALLSLEALSARKAPVLALLLNETEAAENPLQREQVATTVQLLRERTSAPVLGPLPYQSDGGGDWLERVDRLALDQAITEIAASVWPEHAERPEPPHPRQAP, from the coding sequence ATGACGCGCAGGCGACAACCGGGACTGTTCGTGACCGGCACGGATACCGGCGTGGGGAAGACGTTCGTGGCCGCTGCGATCGCGCGGCGGTTGCGCTCGATGGGGTGCGCCGTCGGCGTGATGAAACCGGTCGAGACCGGCCTTCCTGCCGGGTCCGACGATAACAGCGATGCCGAGCGGTTGAAGGCCGCGGCCGGCATTCACAATGAGCCGGATCTGATTTCGCCCTATCGCTTTGCGCTACCGATCGCTCCCTTGGCTGCGGCGCGAGCAGCCCGGCAGACGATCGAACAGGCGCGTGTCTTGGATTGCTACCGGCAACTCGCAGAGCGGCATGACGTGATGGTCGTCGAAGGCGCAGGCGGACTCCTGGTGCCCACCGGTCCCACCTGGGATATGCGTGATCTGATCTTGTGGCTGGGATTGCCGGTGGTACTGGTCGGGCGAGCCGGGCTCGGCGGGATCAACCACGCCTTGTTGTCGCTGGAGGCCCTCTCAGCGAGGAAGGCGCCGGTTCTGGCCTTGCTGTTGAACGAAACGGAAGCGGCCGAGAACCCTCTGCAGCGGGAGCAGGTCGCGACGACGGTTCAACTGTTGCGGGAACGCACGTCAGCGCCCGTGTTGGGGCCGCTCCCCTATCAGAGCGACGGAGGTGGTGATTGGCTGGAGAGGGTGGATCGTTTGGCGTTGGACCAGGCGATTACTGAGATTGCCGCTTCTGTGTGGCCAGAGCACGCTGAAAGGCCTGAACCGCCGCACCCACGTCAGGCGCCTTGA